One segment of Pseudomonas asgharzadehiana DNA contains the following:
- a CDS encoding c-type cytochrome, translated as MNTRRFARTAGWLALPCVVAAGLLAWYVTRQPATPFEQQQAVSFDPAQVSRGEYVARLSDCVACHSLPGKAPFAGGLEMATPLGAIHATNITPDRDNGIGTYSLADFDRAVRHGVAPGGRRLYPAMPYPSYAKLSDDDIRAMYAFFMKGVQPASQANIPSDIPWPLNLRWPIALWNGLFAPTAPYAAKADQDALWNRGAYVVQGPGHCGSCHTPRGLAFNEKALDESGKPFLAGALLDGWYAPSLRQDPNTGLGRWGEPQIVQFLKTGRNRHAVVYGSMTEAFNNSTQFMADDDLAAIARYLKSLPGDPQRDGTPWQYVATEVRPDTPGAHTYATRCASCHGADGKGQPDWMPPLAGATSALAKETASAINITLNGSQRVVAAGVPDAYRMPAFREQLSDQQIAEVLTFVRGTWGNQAGAVAPEAVGTLRGHTDPASSSPIILHMR; from the coding sequence TACGTCACCCGTCAACCCGCGACACCGTTTGAACAGCAACAAGCCGTCAGTTTCGACCCGGCCCAGGTCAGCCGTGGCGAGTACGTCGCGCGCCTCAGTGACTGCGTGGCCTGCCACAGCCTGCCGGGCAAGGCGCCGTTTGCCGGGGGCCTGGAAATGGCCACGCCGCTGGGGGCGATTCATGCCACCAATATCACGCCGGACCGCGATAACGGCATCGGCACCTACAGCCTCGCCGACTTCGACCGGGCGGTGCGCCACGGCGTCGCGCCGGGCGGCCGCCGGCTCTACCCGGCCATGCCGTACCCGTCTTACGCCAAGCTCAGCGACGACGACATTCGGGCGATGTATGCGTTTTTCATGAAAGGTGTGCAACCGGCCAGCCAAGCGAACATCCCCAGCGATATCCCCTGGCCGCTGAACCTGCGTTGGCCCATCGCGCTGTGGAACGGCCTGTTCGCGCCAACCGCCCCCTATGCCGCCAAGGCTGATCAGGACGCGTTGTGGAATCGCGGCGCCTATGTCGTCCAGGGCCCCGGCCACTGCGGCAGTTGCCACACGCCGCGTGGGCTGGCCTTTAACGAGAAAGCGCTGGATGAATCCGGCAAGCCGTTCCTCGCCGGTGCCTTGCTTGATGGCTGGTATGCACCGAGCCTGCGCCAGGACCCCAACACCGGGCTGGGCCGTTGGGGCGAGCCGCAGATCGTGCAGTTCCTCAAGACCGGGCGTAACCGCCACGCCGTGGTCTACGGGTCGATGACCGAGGCGTTCAACAACTCCACGCAGTTCATGGCCGACGATGACCTGGCCGCCATTGCCCGCTACCTCAAGTCACTGCCCGGCGACCCGCAGCGTGACGGCACGCCCTGGCAGTACGTGGCCACCGAGGTGCGCCCGGATACCCCCGGCGCCCACACCTACGCCACCCGCTGCGCTTCTTGCCATGGTGCCGACGGCAAGGGCCAGCCCGACTGGATGCCACCGCTGGCCGGTGCCACTTCGGCATTGGCCAAGGAAACCGCGTCGGCGATCAATATCACCCTCAACGGCTCGCAACGCGTCGTGGCTGCCGGGGTGCCGGACGCGTATCGCATGCCGGCGTTCCGTGAGCAGTTGTCCGACCAGCAAATCGCCGAGGTGCTGACCTTTGTGCGCGGCACCTGGGGCAATCAGGCGGGTGCGGTGGCCCCCGAGGCAGTGGGCACGCTGCGCGGGCACACCGACCCGGCCAGCAGCAGCCCGATCATTTTGCATATGCGCTGA